A single Macaca mulatta isolate MMU2019108-1 chromosome 11, T2T-MMU8v2.0, whole genome shotgun sequence DNA region contains:
- the FZD10 gene encoding frizzled-10 — MQRPGPRLWLVLQVMGSCAAISSMDMERPGDGKCQPIEIPMCKDIGYNMTRMPNLMGHENQREAAIQLHEFAPLVEYGCHGHLRFFLCSLYAPMCTEQVSTPIPACRVMCEQARLKCSPIMEQFNFKWPDSLDCRKLPNKNDPNYLCMEAPNNGSDEPTRGSGLFPPLFRPQRPHSAQEHPLKDGGPGRGGCDNPGKFHHVEKSASCAPLCTPGVDVYWSREDKRFAVVWLAIWAVLCFFSSAFTVLTFLIDPARFRYPERPIIFLSMCYCVYSVGYLIRLFAGAESIACDRDSGQLYVIQEGLESTGCTLVFLVLYYFGMASSLWWVVLTLTWFLAAGKKWGHEAIEANSSYFHLAAWAIPAVKTILILVMRRVAGDELTGVCYVGSMDVNALTGFVLIPLACYLVIGTSFILSGFVALFHIRRVMKTGGENTDKLEKLMVRIGLFSVLYTVPATCVIACYFYERLNMDYWKILAAQHKCKMNNQTKTLDCLMAASIPAVEIFMVKIFMLLVVGITSGMWIWTSKTLQSWQQVCSRRLKKKSRRKPASVITSGGIYKKAQHPQKTHHGKYEIPAQPPTCV; from the coding sequence ATGCAGCGCCCGGGCCCCCGCCTGTGGCTGGTCCTGCAGGTGATGGGCTCGTGCGCCGCCATCAGCTCCATGGACATGGAGCGCCCGGGAGACGGCAAATGCCAGCCCATCGAGATCCCGATGTGCAAGGACATCGGCTACAACATGACTCGCATGCCCAACCTGATGGGCCACGAGAACCAGCGCGAGGCGGCCATCCAGCTGCACGAGTTCGCGCCGCTGGTGGAGTACGGCTGCCACGGCCACCTCCGCTTCTTCCTGTGCTCGCTGTACGCGCCGATGTGCACCGAGCAGGTCTCCACCCCTATCCCCGCCTGCCGGGTCATGTGCGAGCAGGCCCGGCTGAAGTGCTCCCCGATTATGGAGCAGTTCAACTTCAAGTGGCCCGACTCCCTGGACTGCCGGAAACTCCCCAACAAGAACGACCCCAACTACCTGTGCATGGAGGCGCCCAACAACGGCTCGGACGAACCCACCCGGGGCTCGGGCCTGTTCCCGCCGCTGTTCCGGCCGCAGCGGCCCCACAGCGCGCAGGAGCACCCGCTGAAGGACGGGGGGCCCGGGCGCGGCGGCTGCGACAACCCGGGCAAGTTCCACCACGTGGAGAAGAGCGCGTCGTGCGCGCCGCTCTGCACGCCCGGCGTGGACGTGTACTGGAGCCGCGAGGACAAGCGCTTCGCCGTGGTCTGGCTGGCCATCTGGGCGGTGCTGTGCTTCTTCTCCAGCGCCTTCACCGTGCTCACCTTCCTCATCGACCCGGCCCGCTTCCGCTACCCCGAGCGCCCTATCATCTTCCTCTCCATGTGCTACTGCGTCTACTCCGTGGGCTACCTCATCCGCCTTTTCGCCGGCGCCGAGAGCATCGCCTGCGACCGGGACAGCGGCCAGCTCTATGTCATCCAGGAGGGGCTGGAGAGCACTGGCTGCACGCTGGTCTTCCTGGTCCTCTACTACTTCGGCATGGCCAGCTCGCTGTGGTGGGTGGTCCTCACCCTCACCTGGTTCCTGGCCGCCGGCAAGAAGTGGGGCCACGAGGCCATCGAAGCCAACAGCAGCTACTTCCACCTGGCAGCCTGGGCCATCCCGGCGGTGAAGACCATCCTGATCCTGGTCATGCGCAGGGTGGCGGGGGACGAGCTCACCGGGGTCTGCTACGTGGGCAGCATGGACGTCAACGCGCTCACCGGCTTCGTGCTCATCCCCCTGGCCTGCTACCTGGTCATCGGCACGTCCTTCATCCTCTCGGGCTTCGTGGCCCTGTTCCACATCCGGAGGGTGATGAAGACGGGTGGCGAGAACACGGACAAGCTGGAGAAGCTGATGGTGCGTATCGGGCTCTTCTCTGTGCTGTACACCGTGCCGGCCACCTGTGTGATCGCCTGCTACTTTTACGAACGCCTCAACATGGATTACTGGAAGATCCTGGCGGCGCAGCACAAGTGCAAAATGAACAACCAGACTAAAACGCTGGACTGCCTGATGGCCGCCTCCATCCCCGCCGTGGAGATCTTCATGGTGAAAATCTTCATGCTGCTGGTCGTGGGGATCACCAGCGGGATGTGGATTTGGACCTCCAAGACTCTGCAGTCCTGGCAGCAGGTGTGCAGCCGTAGGTTGAAGAAGAAGAGCCGGAGAAAACCGGCCAGCGTGATCACCAGCGGTGGGATTTACAAAAAAGCCCAGCACCCCCAGAAAACTCACCACGGGAAATATGAGATCCCTGCCCAGCCGCCCACCTGCGTGTGA